A single genomic interval of Spirosoma linguale DSM 74 harbors:
- a CDS encoding DNA/RNA non-specific endonuclease (PFAM: DNA/RNA non-specific endonuclease~SMART: DNA/RNA non-specific endonuclease~KEGG: scl:sce1921 endoribonucleases active with either ribo-or deoxyribonucleic acids) — translation MKGFDQLKTITWALGLVLLLNGCLSVRPSLPGTNTSAVLSRTDNLALGNPSNASAADPDNYLISRPQYTLSYSRSRGIANWVSWHLSTAWKGDAKRVDLFRPDPALPTGWSAARTSDYTNSGFDRGHLCPSDDRDATSEDNAATFLLTNIVPQAPRHNREVWKNLEEYERQLISNGNDVYILAGTSGTGGTGLNGFTTSIGNGKLTVPAILWKILIVVPPSGDNTFQLTENTRVIAVSIPNTQAAADKPWRAYLTSIDAIESMTGYDFLSTVSTDIQRIIEKRIDGSNS, via the coding sequence ATGAAAGGTTTCGATCAACTTAAAACTATAACCTGGGCACTGGGTCTGGTTCTGCTGCTCAACGGTTGTCTCAGCGTTCGTCCGTCGTTACCGGGAACAAACACATCCGCCGTTCTGAGCCGAACCGACAATCTCGCCCTGGGCAACCCAAGTAACGCATCTGCCGCTGATCCGGATAATTACCTCATCAGCCGACCCCAGTATACGCTCTCCTACAGCCGCAGCCGGGGCATTGCCAACTGGGTGAGCTGGCACCTCAGTACGGCCTGGAAAGGCGATGCCAAACGAGTGGACCTTTTCCGTCCTGACCCGGCTTTACCAACTGGCTGGTCCGCAGCCCGAACGTCCGATTATACCAACTCCGGCTTCGACCGGGGGCACCTCTGCCCTTCCGACGACCGAGATGCCACTTCCGAAGATAATGCCGCTACGTTTCTCCTTACCAACATCGTGCCACAAGCGCCACGGCATAACCGCGAAGTCTGGAAGAATTTAGAAGAATACGAACGGCAGCTTATCAGCAACGGCAACGATGTGTACATTCTGGCTGGCACAAGTGGTACCGGTGGCACGGGTCTTAATGGGTTCACCACCTCAATAGGCAACGGAAAACTAACCGTTCCCGCCATACTCTGGAAAATACTGATTGTGGTTCCGCCCAGTGGCGACAACACGTTCCAACTCACCGAAAACACCCGCGTCATTGCAGTATCCATTCCGAACACACAGGCGGCTGCCGATAAGCCCTGGCGTGCTTATTTAACCAGTATTGATGCCATTGAATCCATGACCGGCTACGATTTTCTCTCAACAGTATCCACTGATATTCAACGTATTATCGAAAAGCGAATTGATGGCAGCAATAGCTAA
- a CDS encoding Tetratricopeptide TPR_2 repeat protein (PFAM: Tetratricopeptide TPR_2 repeat protein; TPR repeat-containing protein~SMART: Tetratricopeptide repeat~KEGG: hypothetical protein), with amino-acid sequence MRPLYVSLLFLYLAMQMHSSFSQPAQTQTATDHFNEGIQKSAAKDYPGALQAFTMSIIQNPENGPSYYNRALTKISLNDIQGANLDLDLAIEFTPGDANAYLYRGINRTRQEDFRGAMQDFNRAIELSPNDALFYYNRGLCRLQINYTTTALADFTKAVTLAPNDVTMLIARGNCKMQLNDYKGALADYNLSLEKSPNKPLALAGRGYARFKLEDYKNAILDFNRAVELSKDDPELYYRRGLVKSRLGEFENALTDFDKTVQLNPSHFRALFSRGFCKSRLGNVKQAVADIDKSIEMGTANTTNKAYYSDFITASTLQLFGSVVQDRYKATELTDDRADAYLVRGIIRNSGGDSKLALQDLNRAVELSPTNAETYFIRGVVRSSLGDQKGALIDCNSSIKLNPRHAEAYYLRGIIRFDSGDEAAACIDLSRSGELGYSGAYKIISAKCNVTSRPTAMR; translated from the coding sequence ATGAGACCGTTGTACGTATCCCTTCTTTTTCTGTATCTGGCTATGCAGATGCATTCGTCCTTTTCTCAGCCAGCGCAAACGCAAACAGCCACTGATCACTTTAACGAAGGCATTCAGAAAAGTGCCGCTAAAGATTATCCCGGTGCCTTGCAGGCCTTCACCATGTCGATTATCCAAAATCCAGAAAACGGACCGAGTTATTATAACCGGGCGCTCACCAAAATCAGTCTGAATGACATTCAGGGGGCTAATCTCGACCTCGATTTAGCCATTGAATTTACCCCCGGCGATGCCAATGCGTACTTATACCGGGGCATAAACCGTACCCGCCAGGAAGACTTCCGGGGAGCTATGCAGGATTTCAACAGGGCTATTGAGCTGAGCCCCAACGATGCGCTATTCTATTACAACCGGGGTCTCTGCCGACTTCAGATCAACTACACTACCACGGCACTGGCCGACTTTACGAAAGCAGTGACACTGGCACCTAATGATGTTACGATGCTGATTGCCAGAGGAAACTGCAAAATGCAGTTGAACGATTACAAAGGGGCGCTGGCCGACTATAACCTGAGTCTCGAAAAATCGCCCAACAAACCACTGGCACTGGCAGGCCGTGGGTACGCCCGTTTTAAACTTGAAGATTATAAAAACGCAATTCTCGATTTTAACCGGGCCGTCGAGTTAAGCAAAGACGATCCCGAACTGTATTACCGGCGCGGGCTGGTTAAATCCAGGCTGGGTGAATTTGAAAACGCGCTTACCGATTTCGATAAAACAGTGCAGCTAAATCCCAGTCATTTCAGGGCGCTATTCAGCCGTGGCTTCTGCAAGAGCCGGTTAGGCAATGTGAAACAGGCCGTCGCCGATATCGACAAGTCCATCGAGATGGGTACGGCCAACACAACCAACAAAGCTTACTACAGTGATTTCATTACGGCCAGTACGCTGCAGTTGTTCGGCTCCGTTGTTCAGGACCGCTACAAGGCCACGGAATTAACCGACGACCGCGCGGATGCTTATCTGGTACGGGGTATCATCCGAAACTCGGGGGGCGATAGCAAGCTGGCACTGCAAGACCTCAACCGGGCCGTTGAACTAAGCCCAACCAACGCCGAAACCTATTTCATTCGCGGTGTTGTCCGGTCGTCGCTTGGCGATCAGAAAGGTGCACTCATTGACTGCAACAGTAGCATTAAATTGAACCCGCGTCATGCCGAAGCGTATTACCTGCGGGGTATCATCCGTTTCGATTCGGGTGATGAAGCCGCAGCCTGCATTGATCTGAGCCGGTCGGGCGAGTTGGGCTATTCGGGAGCCTACAAGATTATCAGCGCCAAATGCAATGTGACCTCCCGGCCAACAGCCATGCGCTAG
- a CDS encoding 6-phosphogluconate dehydrogenase, decarboxylating (TIGRFAM: 6-phosphogluconate dehydrogenase, decarboxylating~PFAM: 6-phosphogluconate dehydrogenase NAD-binding; 6-phosphogluconate dehydrogenase domain protein~KEGG: similar to predicted protein), with amino-acid sequence MNIGFIGLGKMGFNLVSNLVKHGHTVVGYDINETLVEAVKGEGAQGANTLQELYNALPEKRVLWLMIPAGPLVDNVIDQLLAVMQAGDVIIDGGNSHYKDSLRRHAYLKEKGIGFLDCGTSGGISGALNGACTMVGGDPDVIEPLHGIFRDISVEDGYLYTGPAGSGHFTKMVHNGIEYGMMQSIAEGFEVLEKSQFPFDFEAVAKMWGHGSVIRGWLMELTENAFSKDPKLDAIKGRMFSSGEGRWTLETALDLGVPTPVIALSLLTRYRSLQDDTFTGKVVAALRNEFGGHAVEKK; translated from the coding sequence ATGAATATTGGATTTATTGGTTTAGGCAAGATGGGGTTTAACCTCGTCAGCAACCTGGTAAAACATGGCCATACGGTTGTTGGCTACGATATTAACGAAACGTTAGTAGAGGCTGTCAAAGGCGAAGGAGCCCAGGGCGCAAATACCTTGCAGGAACTATATAATGCACTGCCGGAAAAACGGGTACTATGGCTGATGATTCCGGCCGGTCCGTTGGTTGATAATGTGATTGACCAATTATTGGCGGTTATGCAGGCGGGCGATGTGATCATTGATGGGGGTAACTCACACTACAAAGACTCACTCCGGCGGCATGCTTACCTTAAAGAAAAAGGTATTGGTTTCCTCGATTGTGGTACCAGTGGCGGAATTAGCGGAGCCCTGAACGGAGCCTGTACCATGGTTGGGGGCGATCCGGATGTGATTGAGCCGCTCCATGGCATTTTTCGGGACATTTCGGTGGAGGATGGTTATCTGTATACCGGTCCCGCCGGTAGTGGCCACTTCACCAAAATGGTGCACAACGGAATTGAATACGGTATGATGCAATCTATTGCCGAAGGATTCGAGGTATTGGAGAAGAGCCAGTTTCCGTTCGATTTCGAAGCCGTTGCCAAAATGTGGGGACATGGCTCGGTTATTCGCGGCTGGCTGATGGAGCTGACGGAGAATGCCTTTAGCAAAGATCCCAAGCTCGATGCTATCAAAGGGCGCATGTTCTCGTCGGGCGAAGGTCGTTGGACACTCGAAACAGCGCTGGACCTGGGCGTACCAACACCCGTTATTGCGCTGTCCTTGCTGACACGCTACCGCTCTCTGCAGGACGATACATTTACGGGTAAAGTTGTGGCAGCTTTGCGGAACGAGTTCGGCGGGCACGCTGTCGAGAAAAAATAA
- a CDS encoding glycine cleavage system H protein (TIGRFAM: glycine cleavage system H protein~PFAM: glycine cleavage H-protein~KEGG: cvi:CV_3430 glycine cleavage system protein H): protein MNFPAELSYTEDHEWIRIEEDGTAVIGITEFAQHELGDIIFIDVATVGQSLPKGEVFGAVEAVKTVSDLFLPVEGEILELNPAIEKSPELLNSDPYGEGWIIRLKPADVSQQDGLLTADAYRELVGA, encoded by the coding sequence ATGAATTTTCCTGCAGAACTAAGCTATACGGAGGATCACGAATGGATTCGGATAGAAGAGGACGGTACGGCCGTAATTGGTATTACTGAATTCGCACAACACGAACTGGGTGATATTATCTTCATTGATGTTGCGACCGTTGGTCAGTCGTTACCGAAAGGTGAGGTTTTTGGCGCGGTTGAGGCTGTTAAAACCGTATCAGACCTGTTTCTGCCGGTAGAGGGAGAAATCCTTGAGTTGAATCCGGCCATCGAAAAATCGCCGGAGCTGCTCAATAGCGACCCTTATGGCGAAGGCTGGATTATCCGCCTGAAACCCGCTGATGTGTCGCAACAGGACGGCTTGCTGACCGCCGATGCGTATCGGGAATTGGTTGGTGCCTGA
- a CDS encoding fatty acid desaturase (PFAM: fatty acid desaturase~KEGG: hypothetical protein), whose protein sequence is MKVLSTLQDPTFQKRDYSRLDRFFLHYIKDERDLPFIYLTLRISLTLIPLSILLFMPFVTGWIWWTVAAVHFFISNFRFKGPFGLMLHCTSHRPFFKPEYGWMNNYLPWILAPFFGHTPETYYSHHIGMHHPENNLEDDDSSTMTFQRDSYRSFLAYFGRFFVIGVRNLLDYLRLKNRAKLATRALTGEIVFAVVCVGLCFINWPATVLVFLLPLVIYRLIAMLGNWTQHAFVDGEDPGNAYKNSITCINVKYNKKCWNDGYHISHHVRPAMHWTEHPTFFLKTLDKYAQNRAIIFDGLDFGQVFFLLMRGKYDVLAQHMVNINNTFADDADAIALLRRRTQRIPVKMDVPAMSQVSVATA, encoded by the coding sequence ATGAAGGTATTAAGCACCCTACAGGACCCTACTTTTCAGAAGCGCGACTACAGCCGATTAGATCGTTTTTTTCTTCATTATATCAAAGACGAGCGGGATTTGCCCTTTATCTACCTTACGCTTCGCATTAGTCTGACCCTTATTCCGCTGAGTATTCTTCTGTTTATGCCGTTCGTGACCGGCTGGATTTGGTGGACTGTAGCAGCTGTTCATTTTTTTATCAGCAACTTCAGGTTCAAAGGACCCTTCGGTCTGATGCTCCACTGCACCAGTCACCGTCCGTTTTTCAAGCCTGAGTATGGCTGGATGAACAACTACCTGCCCTGGATACTGGCACCCTTTTTCGGCCACACCCCCGAAACCTATTACAGCCATCACATTGGCATGCACCATCCCGAAAATAATCTTGAAGACGATGACAGCAGCACAATGACATTTCAACGTGACAGCTACCGGAGCTTCCTGGCTTATTTCGGTCGGTTTTTTGTGATTGGCGTACGGAATCTGCTGGACTACCTGCGGCTGAAAAACCGGGCTAAGTTAGCTACCCGCGCCCTGACGGGCGAGATTGTCTTTGCTGTCGTTTGTGTGGGATTATGTTTCATAAACTGGCCTGCTACGGTATTGGTATTTCTGTTGCCGCTCGTCATCTACCGCCTGATTGCCATGCTCGGTAACTGGACGCAGCACGCATTTGTTGATGGCGAAGATCCCGGAAATGCCTACAAGAACAGCATCACTTGCATAAATGTAAAGTACAACAAAAAATGCTGGAATGACGGGTATCACATCAGCCACCACGTTCGCCCGGCCATGCACTGGACCGAACACCCGACTTTTTTCCTGAAAACGCTCGATAAATACGCGCAGAATCGGGCCATCATCTTCGATGGTCTGGATTTTGGACAGGTATTTTTTCTGCTCATGCGCGGTAAGTATGACGTACTGGCTCAGCACATGGTCAATATCAACAATACCTTTGCCGACGATGCTGACGCCATTGCACTACTGCGTCGCCGGACGCAACGGATACCGGTAAAAATGGACGTTCCGGCTATGAGCCAGGTGAGCGTTGCTACGGCCTAA
- a CDS encoding hypothetical protein (KEGG: ilo:IL2399 hypothetical protein), with protein sequence MNEQPSTARVALKWGVIFGLVLMAITLVMYLTDQTTNPLFSGLTLGAMVAFLVLSMREFRSLNGGYMAYGEGLGLGALTSAVGGILSSAFTTFYNVVIDPTVQQRALEKAREKLEEQGSMSDEAIDQAMEMSEKFQSPGFTFIAGVFGTLIVGFLLSLIVAAFIRRNKANPFD encoded by the coding sequence ATGAATGAACAACCGTCTACCGCTCGTGTAGCCCTGAAATGGGGCGTTATTTTTGGCCTCGTACTGATGGCTATTACGCTGGTTATGTACCTCACCGACCAGACGACCAATCCGTTGTTCAGCGGACTGACTTTAGGAGCCATGGTTGCCTTTCTGGTCCTTTCGATGCGGGAGTTTCGGTCGTTGAATGGCGGGTATATGGCCTACGGCGAAGGGCTCGGCCTTGGGGCACTTACCTCGGCTGTGGGCGGAATACTCTCCTCGGCTTTTACTACTTTCTACAACGTAGTCATTGACCCAACGGTGCAGCAGCGAGCTCTGGAAAAAGCCCGCGAGAAACTGGAAGAACAGGGGTCTATGTCCGACGAAGCCATCGATCAGGCTATGGAAATGTCCGAGAAGTTCCAATCGCCGGGGTTTACCTTCATTGCTGGTGTGTTTGGAACGTTAATTGTAGGCTTTCTTTTGTCGCTGATTGTGGCTGCGTTTATACGCCGGAACAAAGCAAATCCGTTTGATTAA
- a CDS encoding dihydroorotase, multifunctional complex type (TIGRFAM: dihydroorotase, multifunctional complex type~PFAM: amidohydrolase~KEGG: gme:Gmet_1770 dihydroorotase): MQLLIRSARIVDAASSFDGQVCDILVDNGLIRQIGNNLPIDANVRVAEADNLHVSLGWVDMRVLTQDPGYEHKEDLTSVCRAAAAGGFTDIAVLPNTQPVVDAKGTLGYIQRMAEGQPVRVHVIAAVTKKAAGEDFTEMLDLHHAGAVAFSDGNHPLQNPDLLLKTLQYLQPVNGLLMNRPEETLLTRFGQMHEGIQSTLLGLKGIPALAEELMIERDLRLLDYVSAGQTETQEPECGFSPALHFSTISTGRSVELIRQAKAKGSPVSCDVAAHQLVFDDSALSDFDTNLKVNPPFRSVDDVRALWDGLKDGTIDAIVSDHTPHDPECKNLEFDQADFGIIGLETVFSNAVMHNQDLPLPQLIEKLTTRPRQILRLPVTAIAEGQPATLTLFDPAGSWTYDRTFSKSKNSPFLGQTLTGRVIGTVHRGQLTTTL; the protein is encoded by the coding sequence ATGCAACTCCTGATTCGTTCTGCCCGTATTGTTGATGCTGCTTCATCGTTCGATGGACAGGTATGTGATATTCTGGTTGATAATGGCCTGATTCGTCAGATTGGCAACAACTTGCCTATTGATGCGAATGTCCGGGTCGCTGAAGCCGATAATCTTCATGTCTCCCTCGGTTGGGTCGATATGCGCGTGCTGACCCAGGACCCCGGTTACGAACACAAAGAAGACCTGACCAGCGTGTGCCGGGCCGCAGCCGCCGGTGGATTTACCGATATTGCTGTACTGCCCAACACGCAGCCCGTTGTGGATGCCAAGGGGACGCTGGGCTATATTCAGCGGATGGCCGAGGGGCAGCCGGTACGGGTACACGTCATTGCCGCTGTCACGAAAAAAGCCGCTGGTGAAGATTTTACGGAAATGCTCGACCTGCACCATGCGGGTGCCGTTGCGTTTTCGGATGGAAATCACCCGCTTCAGAACCCCGATCTGCTGCTCAAAACACTCCAGTACTTACAGCCGGTCAATGGCCTGCTCATGAACCGCCCGGAAGAAACCCTGCTGACGCGTTTCGGGCAGATGCACGAGGGCATTCAGAGTACGCTGCTCGGCCTGAAAGGCATACCCGCGCTGGCCGAAGAACTGATGATCGAGCGCGATTTGCGGCTGCTGGATTACGTGAGTGCAGGGCAGACGGAAACTCAGGAACCCGAATGCGGATTTTCTCCCGCCTTACACTTCTCTACTATTTCAACGGGCCGGTCGGTGGAGTTGATCCGGCAGGCCAAAGCGAAAGGGAGCCCGGTGAGTTGCGACGTGGCGGCCCATCAGCTGGTTTTTGACGATTCGGCCTTGTCGGACTTCGACACAAATCTGAAAGTAAACCCGCCATTCCGCTCGGTGGATGATGTGCGCGCGCTCTGGGACGGCCTGAAAGACGGCACCATCGATGCGATTGTATCGGACCATACGCCCCACGATCCGGAATGCAAAAACCTGGAATTCGACCAGGCCGATTTCGGTATTATCGGTCTGGAAACGGTTTTCTCCAATGCGGTCATGCATAATCAGGATTTGCCTTTGCCGCAACTCATCGAGAAACTAACCACCCGGCCCCGGCAAATACTACGCCTTCCGGTAACGGCCATCGCCGAGGGGCAACCAGCCACCCTGACGCTATTCGACCCCGCGGGCAGCTGGACGTACGACCGTACGTTCTCTAAATCGAAAAACTCACCATTTCTGGGCCAAACGCTCACGGGCCGCGTAATCGGCACGGTGCATCGCGGCCAATTGACGACCACCTTATGA
- a CDS encoding VanZ family protein (PFAM: VanZ family protein~KEGG: abo:ABO_0933 hypothetical protein): MAIAWTIIMLIGCLTPHSDLPDELLTWNDKGQHLSIFALFAILWRMTGFPFITVMVVGLLFGALIEVLQYILPINRSGDWIDLAADFVGVLIGLLLAPVVQKMVKIEY, from the coding sequence ATGGCCATTGCCTGGACGATCATAATGCTTATCGGCTGCTTAACACCGCATTCTGACTTGCCGGATGAACTATTGACCTGGAATGACAAAGGGCAGCACTTGTCGATCTTTGCCCTTTTTGCTATACTCTGGCGTATGACCGGTTTTCCGTTCATTACGGTAATGGTGGTGGGTCTGCTTTTTGGAGCGCTGATTGAAGTTCTTCAGTATATATTACCCATCAACCGCAGCGGAGACTGGATAGATCTGGCGGCCGATTTTGTGGGCGTTCTTATCGGCTTGTTGCTGGCCCCCGTTGTTCAGAAAATGGTGAAAATCGAATACTGA
- a CDS encoding gliding motility-associated ABC transporter permease protein GldF (TIGRFAM: gliding motility-associated ABC transporter permease protein GldF~KEGG: pat:Patl_3143 ABC-2 type transporter), with protein MLAIFRKEVNQFFSSPIAYIIMGVFLTAVGLLLWVFPDTSLLENGYADMGTFFNLTPYVMLFLVPAITMRSIADEVRTGTLEWLLTKPVSRWGVVGGKFLASWLLVVVTLVPTLLYYVTLYQLASPIGNIDSAGVFGSYTGLVLLAGVFVAIGLWASSLNDNQVVAFVLGVFFCFLLYVGLSALAGLTLFGGLSYYLSLFALDEQYRALGRGIIDTRNVVYLLSLIILFLLLTANRLKST; from the coding sequence GTGCTGGCTATTTTCCGTAAAGAGGTCAACCAATTCTTCTCGTCGCCCATCGCCTACATTATCATGGGCGTATTTCTGACAGCCGTAGGGCTATTGCTCTGGGTTTTTCCGGATACGAGTCTGCTGGAGAATGGGTATGCCGATATGGGTACTTTTTTTAACCTGACGCCCTACGTCATGCTGTTTCTGGTACCTGCCATCACCATGCGCTCCATCGCCGACGAAGTGCGGACGGGTACCCTCGAATGGTTGCTGACCAAACCCGTCAGTCGGTGGGGGGTAGTAGGCGGCAAATTTCTGGCGAGCTGGCTGCTTGTTGTCGTTACGCTGGTCCCCACGTTATTGTATTACGTAACGCTGTATCAGCTTGCTTCGCCCATTGGTAATATCGACTCGGCGGGCGTATTCGGGTCGTATACGGGCCTGGTGTTGCTGGCGGGGGTATTTGTCGCCATTGGCTTATGGGCTTCTTCGCTCAACGATAACCAGGTAGTAGCCTTTGTGCTGGGAGTTTTCTTTTGCTTTTTGCTCTATGTTGGCCTGAGTGCCCTGGCGGGTCTGACCCTGTTTGGCGGGCTTTCGTATTATTTATCGCTCTTCGCGCTGGATGAACAATACCGGGCGCTGGGCCGGGGAATCATCGACACTCGCAACGTTGTGTATCTACTCAGTCTTATTATCCTTTTTCTTCTTCTCACAGCCAACAGGCTGAAATCAACCTGA
- a CDS encoding aldo/keto reductase (PFAM: aldo/keto reductase~KEGG: pmy:Pmen_3155 aldo/keto reductase) — protein sequence MKYNQLGSTGVLVSEICLGTMTFGGNGYWKAMGELQQDAVNDIVKTAVDNGINFIDTANVYSFGESERLLGQSIKSLGLSRSELVIATKVRGRMGEGKNQVGLGRLQIMQQIEDSLKRLQLDHVDLYQIHGFDPITPLEETMRGLEDVVRSGKVRYIGCSNLAAWQVMKANGIADKHGWTKFVSTQNYYSIAGRDLENEIVPMVQDQQMAILPWSPLAGGFLSGKYTRNNKPEDGSRRLNFDFPPVNQEHAYDIIEVMQSIAEAHREDGSGVSVARIALAWVLAKAGVTSVIIGAKNTDQLLDNIKAVDIRLTAEQLQQLDEVSAKPKPYPQWMIERQGNDRLGASNFSPNQLAVAAK from the coding sequence ATGAAATACAACCAACTTGGCAGTACCGGCGTACTCGTCTCCGAAATCTGCCTCGGCACTATGACTTTTGGCGGGAATGGCTACTGGAAAGCCATGGGCGAACTCCAGCAGGATGCCGTCAACGACATTGTAAAAACCGCTGTTGATAACGGCATCAACTTTATCGACACCGCCAATGTGTACTCTTTCGGCGAGTCGGAACGGCTGCTGGGGCAGTCGATCAAATCGTTGGGTCTATCGCGCAGTGAACTCGTGATTGCCACGAAAGTGCGGGGCCGTATGGGCGAAGGGAAGAATCAGGTTGGCCTGGGCCGTTTGCAAATTATGCAGCAGATAGAGGATAGCCTCAAACGTCTGCAACTGGACCATGTCGACCTGTACCAGATTCACGGCTTTGACCCCATCACACCCCTCGAAGAAACCATGCGCGGGCTGGAAGATGTGGTCCGGAGCGGTAAGGTGCGCTACATCGGCTGCTCAAATCTGGCCGCCTGGCAGGTTATGAAAGCCAATGGTATTGCCGACAAGCACGGCTGGACGAAGTTTGTCTCTACTCAAAATTACTACTCCATTGCCGGTCGCGACCTCGAAAACGAGATTGTGCCGATGGTGCAGGATCAGCAGATGGCTATTCTGCCCTGGAGCCCACTGGCGGGTGGTTTTCTGTCGGGTAAGTACACCCGAAACAATAAGCCGGAGGACGGGTCACGGCGGCTCAACTTCGACTTTCCGCCTGTCAATCAGGAACATGCCTACGACATCATTGAGGTGATGCAGTCCATTGCCGAAGCCCACCGCGAAGACGGATCGGGGGTATCGGTTGCCCGGATTGCGCTGGCCTGGGTGCTGGCAAAAGCTGGCGTTACCAGCGTAATTATCGGAGCAAAAAACACTGACCAACTGCTGGATAACATCAAAGCGGTTGACATACGCTTAACTGCGGAGCAACTTCAGCAACTTGATGAAGTGAGTGCTAAGCCGAAACCATACCCGCAATGGATGATCGAGCGGCAAGGCAACGACCGGCTGGGCGCATCTAATTTCTCTCCGAACCAATTGGCGGTAGCTGCCAAATAG